Below is a window of Littorina saxatilis isolate snail1 linkage group LG2, US_GU_Lsax_2.0, whole genome shotgun sequence DNA.
acatattaactatgaataaaacccatactatttaaacatcaaatacatataaATGGAATGAATTCGCCAAACTTTCGGTTTTTTGTCATGATTCTGCTCGTCTGCCAAcaccttccttgcattgtgGATAATCTTTGACATAAcacattacattttttttttagtttggtgccgcgtgtgtatgtgtgtgatttgtttttTGTAAAGGGTTTGATTGTTCCAGAGGATTCGCACTGCAACTGCAAGGGGAAGAGAGGTCGGTGAAGAAAACTATATGGATTTTTAAGTCCCAAGGAGCTGACGTTATTAGAATATATGAAAGACTTTTCCGGTATGGGGGTAGGAAGTAGTAAATGTACGGACAAACATGCCTCGTCTTATTTGTATGATTTACACTTGTATTGCTTGCCAATTTTGTGATCTATCCTCCAACTGTTAAATGATTGCAAAATGATGAAAACATTTTTGTGTCCCTGACTTTCTGCAACTCCCATCAGTCGACAGCAGAAAGTAGGCTCAGGATGTAATATTCGCATATAAAGATGAGTATGGAATGGCATGTCCTTTATCTCTAGTCATTAATTTAAATTCCTGCCTCATAATAACGATTCAGAAGTAGAATCAAATCTTTAGACCTAGGCGAGTGTAATTGAATGAATCTTGTCTCAATGCCTCTAGTGTGACAATATACCGTCACTGTAATTCGTAGACCTCGTATCTCAATTTTTGACGTTTTGGAATTAAAACTTGGCTCCCTTATTTTTTTGCCCCTGTTCCCAACTGCTTTCGGACTGAGCAAAAGTTCTTAAGAAAACTTACTGTATCTCTTTTTGTTTCAATCGAGCGCCAACAAGAGTTTTTTGAGCCACAcgttactttactttatttggtgtttaacgtcgttttcaaccgttccaggttatatcgcgacggggaaaggggggagatgggatagagccacttgttaattgtttcttgttcacaaaagcactaataaaaaaattgctcttggggcttgcaacgtactacaatgtatgaccttactgggagaatgcaagtttccagtacaaaggactaacatttcttacatactgcttgactaaaatctttacaaacattgactatattctatacaagaaacactaacaagggtaaaaggagaaacagaatccgttagtcgcctcgtaccacatgctggggagcatcgggtaaattcttcccccttacCCACGGGGGGTTGAGCCACACTTGGGCGGGAACTGTATATGTCATAACATTGAACATTCTTGGTGGCTGCCATTGTATTTTGAGGTAGCAAATATTTTTACATGTTTCTGCATTGAAAACAAAACTACATGTAATGCAAAACTACATCATAGAAGTGGCCACTGAAGGTTAGGCGACGCAGAAAAACTTGAATCCTTACCAATTCGGGGTAACTCCTTTGAATAAAGCTCCTTTCTCAATATTTTCTCAATTATATCGAACATCGATTCATTAAACCCGACATCAACACACATTTAGAACGCTATCGCACTGTTTGGAGGTAAATAACAAGTCATGATTTGAAGTTATATTTGATGCGGTTATTTTACaagctttttgtttttctcagcaCAGAATTTGAGATCTATAGGAAGGTTTTGAATTACAGCGACGATATTCTGAAACGCATGCATCCATTGAGTGTTTATATTATCCCGCACGACAGAAGGAATACACATGCCAGAATTAGATCAATAGAAGTTTTGACTTTTGAGAGGGTCGTCCTCAAATAGACTGACAAAAAGACACTTGCACGATTTGTTTCTCCTGCTGGTTGCAGAAAAATAATCAGCAAGCTCATTTTTACTGTAGTTCAGCTTCGCAAAGTAGATgatccttacacacacacaagcacacactttTCCAATCCACAAATACAAAGTCTCAAAGCTTCTTTGTACACCTGTGTTTATTGCAAGAAACACAGACACTTATTTCTTCAACTGTTCTTTTGAGGTGCTCAATGACGAGCCGCAACCTGGCGCTGTTTCCATGCCAACAGAGGGCCCTTGCAGGGTTTGTACTGACAGTTAACGCCGTCGGGGACCAAGATGCCTTCAGCACGCAAGCGCTCGTAGTCCTCACGAGGCCACTTGGAGAAGCCCCACTTCTTTGAAACCACGATCTGAAACAGGTGGCAAGTCGTCGAATACTTGATACAGAACAAGAATAGggacagagagcgagaaagaaaaaaaaagatacacGCACAAAACACTGTACTATGCTTTTacaaagaagacaaaacagCTTGACTAGACATCCCTTGGTCTTCATCAGGTGAAACAAATGACaagacaaacaagaaacaagaaCACTGAGgcatgattaaccattcagtcaaccGAATGCACTGAAACACGCCTGGTTCTCTCTTACCTTCCTCATTAAACAAGAGGGTAGAGCgagactgagacacacacacagactgagaaAAAGAGAAGGTGGAAGATAAAttgaagagaaaaacaacattTGGAGGCTGAAGTTTTATCACGCTTGCTAAAGCACATCGCAAGGTCATGTGATAATCTCTCGCCTTTCAATGTTATCTGCCTGTTCCAGACTCAATATGACGTTGACGTTCTCTTATTGATCAGGGGGCTGAACAAAGCTTTGTAGTCAAATGTGTGAAGAATAACTGCCATTCAACGAATATTTTCATTTTAAGCATATGTTTTTAACATCAAACacaatatatatctatatacttttggaatcagaaaaggaacAGACGAATGTTAATGTTATGAGTCTTGTTTAAAAacagaaaaggaaagaaaaaatgtCTTCCAAGACCATGTGAAGTTACTTGTGGacaaacttcacacacacacactgggggAAAATTGTGGACTTCTTCACATCAGATCCAGACGGCACATAAGTAGGCACATATAAGTAAAACAGTCTTGAGTTGTACCGACAGTGACCCTGACCACAACAAGAACGAGGAAAGGTTGTTGCAATGGGGTTTCTAGTGCATGAAAACAATGTATCAGCATCTCACCTTCTGGCGACCAGGGTACTTGAACTTGGCACGACGCAGAGCCTCAATGATGGAGGCCTCGTGCTGCTCACGGGCACGCACAGACATGATGGGCTGTCCGATGCGCACACGCGCCACTGTGCCCTGGGGCTTGCCGAACGCTCCTCTCATACCAGTCTGGAGCCTGAAAACAACCACAAAATCCGAGcgcatgtaagacgtgacaatgGACAAGTTAATCAGTCCTTGCTGCTCATCATAAAAtgtttaaaatctaaataatttCTCCCCTTCCAGTATTGTTGTAAGCAAACTATTCCATTACTTTTGTTGCTCTTCTTTGTCACAGAAATCACTTCCTCAGGGTTAATTTGGGGCTGTGCCCCATATTTCACCTAGATAAATTCTGCATCATCCACTTTCAATCCAACGAGTATATTTCACACCAAGCCTGGTATATTCCAATCTGCCCTGTTAAAGACAAAAAGTCTATCGTTctatttaaaaaagaaaatccTTTTCTGTATCAGTTTTTCACAAATAAGCAGACATGCCTAAAAATACACCTGTACAACAGCCCcaacccagcaaaaacaccacacTCTTGCAGGTTATGTTACAGCAACTCACCTATCAGCTCCAGCGCACGACAACATTTTATTGATGCGGTTGACGTGGAAGGGGTGACAGCGAACGCGTAGGTGGAAAGCGTCCTTGCCGCAGTGTTTCACGAGGTACTTGTTGGCGCAGATACGCCCAGCCTCCAGGGCCTCTGACGATAGCTGCTCGAGCTCATCAGAGATCAGGTGAATGCAGAGAGGGAAATCGTCCACACGGGCCCTCTTGCGTCCCAAGTCAAAGATACGGATCTTTGCATCTGGAACAAATCACCATTTGTACAGATCATTCAAGTCCAATTTTAATCATTTATGTGTGGAACGACCGAGCTCCCAGATGCTGTTTACTTATCTTTGCAGGCTTTgcaactcatttcgtggtggagggtcacatttgataATTAATTTTACAGTAAATGTCAAGATTTCATGTACTCATTTTCATTCAATTCAATGAttgttataaatataatacCATTACCACTACCAGCACATCAGTCCAGTGTCTCTGTATGGTCAAAATTATCATAGCTGACCCCAAAATGACTGTCCATCTAACAGGATAGATAAATACCACTAGCTCAAAAGACACATACCTGGTACACCACGGCAAAACCGTGACTTGGGATACGGCTTGTTTTTACAGTATCTGTAGCTGCAAAGAGAAAAACAATCCTCTTAGTCTTAGTATTTTATAACATGACGTcaaaccacaggcggaaggtatcgttcactggaccactacttccatagaaagactacaaggtatgtcactcagcttcgagtcgtctggttcttggagtcgcttcctgcggacaattttttttgttcaagacggtttgcctcttcctacagtctgtgtgaggtcaaataaatacagttgaatgattgttttaactgtatgtacctttaattttcagctgccgtcccctgcaggttgtttttaaccatcatttggacgaatgttcGTATGCGAACCGCTACCCCATAGTTTGTAAGAAATCATGcatcccgcaccgaatatgcataccagtgctcattggtctaaaacatatgtaaatattgcagcaaagggaagctacccacgtgAGTTTCATTTTAGGTTTTAGGCGAAGAGCCGTTTGCGGAATAAATCGAATATccggttattaaccaatgatcGCATCGGACTACTATCTCCTCTGACATACGACGATCATCATTCGCACGGGATCTAAGTGGTATGCCGTTGACAGACACGTTTGGTCGCACAAAATACGGTTTAAAAACATGCAGCGGACAGGCAGCTAAATATAAAAGGTACAGATAGAGAACATTCATTTATCACGGCATTTGTAAAGTTACAAAGATTCTCAACAttggcaattattttttgcataATTTTTTCCTGAAGTTAGTGGAGCACGACTTGAAGCTGCGTGacaaacct
It encodes the following:
- the LOC138960080 gene encoding large ribosomal subunit protein uL16-like produces the protein MGRRPARCYRYCKNKPYPKSRFCRGVPDAKIRIFDLGRKRARVDDFPLCIHLISDELEQLSSEALEAGRICANKYLVKHCGKDAFHLRVRCHPFHVNRINKMLSCAGADRLQTGMRGAFGKPQGTVARVRIGQPIMSVRAREQHEASIIEALRRAKFKYPGRQKIVVSKKWGFSKWPREDYERLRAEGILVPDGVNCQYKPCKGPLLAWKQRQVAARH